The nucleotide sequence GTAATAGTCCCATAATTCAACCTTTCCACATCCAGGGTCCCCTCATGAAAGGCCTTAAACAAATTCATAATATCCTCTTTAACAATGTCCCAACAGAATCTATAAAATTCTGTTGGTATGTTATCAGGTCCAGGGGCTCTATTGCTATCCATATCAAAAAGGGCCTTCTTAACTTCTTCCTCACTAAATGTCCTGACCAGAAACTCATTGTCCTCTGCTGTAAGTTTTTCATTCTCCCCCCAGTTATCAGGGTCTAGATGAAATAAGTTTCCTGGGGCCGGGCCAAAAAGCTCTTTATAAAAGTCCGTGGCATGTTTGAGCAAATTGTTCGTTCCCTCAATAGTGGTATCACCACAAGAGAAAGAGTGAATGGTATTCTTACGCTTTTTCCCATTGGCAATCCTATGGTAAAAAGCAGTGTTCTGGTCTCCTTTCAACAACCATGTCTCGTGAGATTGTTGAAGCCAGTACAACTCCTCATTAATCATGAGTTGTTGAAGTTCCCCACAAAGAGAAGCTCTATTATCTAGGATGTCAGGGTCGAGAGGGCCTTGTTCTTCCATAGACTCTATGCAAGCAAGTTCATCCTTGATCTCCCTCTTTCTTTTCTTAACATGTCCGAACTTATCCGAACCCCAACCCTTAAAAAAGTTTTTGAAACGCTTAAGTTTGATATTGAGAACGTCAATGGGATCTGAGGATTTAACTGGTCTCTGCCAAATTTTATTAACTAGAGGGAGGAACTCCTCATTTGCCATCTAGCTCATCTCGAACCTAAACTCTCTAGGTTTAATGGGTTGGGTTTTACTGCTATTAGTGGACATGAGGAGGGGATTATGGTCTGAGACATCTCTAACCAGTTTCCTGGCAGTAACTAAGGGGAATAAATCTTCCCAGTCATAGCTCATAAGGATCCTGTCCAACTTTTCCAAAGTGGGATGAGCTTGATTATTGGACCAAGTGAACATACCCCCTTCCACAAAAATTTCTCGGAGGCACATAGTATTAATAATGGCATTAAATATGTCAACATACTGGGAGgtcatcatttttttgtttttctctccaTAATGTCTTAAGACATTGAAATCACCACCCACAATGTAAGGAATGGCTAGATGGCTATAGAAATTAGCCAACTCCGCAAGAAATTCTTCCTTCTGCTCATCATGAGCCACGCCATAAACATTTAGGAGGGCCCAAACACATATTTTATCCACATCAAACACAATGACCTGGAGGATATATTTACCTAGGGACCAAGAGACAATCTCCAACTTCTCTTTCTTGATCCCACAAAGTAAGCCTCCAGCCTTGCCAATAGAGGGGATCCAGTTCCAGTCAAAGGTACTGTAGGGATCAACTTTCCTAAAGAAACTGGGGGAGAATTTTCTTTTCATGGTCTCTTGGAGACACAAGAAATCTAGGGAATGATCTTTGATCAGGTCAGAGAAGCAGGTAATCATTCCTTTTTTCCCTGCTCCTCTGCAATTCCAGAATATGCCATTCATTTGGattttcccctccccctccccctagtcGATTTGCTAGGGGGTCTAACATTATTATCAGAATTGGCAGTGGGCTCCACTGCCTTCTGGCTCCTGGTTCTAGGCCTAGAAATAGAAACTTGAACTCTCCTCGAACTCCCCTTCTTCTTTCTAGACCCCACCATAGTAAAGTCTGAACTATCATACTCTTGTTCATTCCCCCAACTCAGGTTGATGGGGATGTCCTCACCCTTCCCATTGGTAATAAGCATTACCTCATCAGGAGGTGTAGGCTTATTTGTAGCACAATTTCTAATATGTTCTAATTCCCTAAGAATATCAATTTTAGAGAAATCAAAATCAGGAATCATGACACCCATACTCCTAGCCCTAAGCATCAACTCAGGATTGGATAAAACTTCAAAAGAATTAGTGGAATTTTTAGTACCTTCCAGATCTCTCTTCTTGCTGGCTGCTTTGGCTCTGTCCTCCACCTTCCCCAAGTTGGTCTACATGGTTCTGGCCCTTCTCATGTAAGAGAGGAGGTGTAGGAATCACCTCATCACCACAATCATGAGCAGATTCAGGTGACTGAACATTGTACTCAACTACATCATCTTCCACAGCACCGAACGGGCCCTCCAGCTCGGTCACCCTGATAGAACTCTCGACACTCTCAGCATAAGTTTTTTTAGTGTTTTGCTCATCACCCTCAAAAGCAACAGCCTGTTTATGCATGTCATAAGACAGGGAAAGGGCTTTTGAAGTCTCCTGGGCAGCCTAAGGCCTCTTGCTCCATAGTGTGGATCAGAAGAGTATCATGGTTGGAACTGTTAGAGTTCACTGAAGCAGGCGAATCCACCCCATTGGTACATTGTTTCCCCACCGATTTTCTCTCCCCCACATCTTGCATTCTGCCAGAAGAATTGCCCCTCATGTTCTCGTTCCCGCCCTCTCTCTTCTGTTTCTTAGGTGAGGGTCCCCCCTGTCCAGTAGGGATCTTGGAATAAATGACCTCCCTGTCAAGGTTTCTCACCAGCACCCTCTCAACCTCAAAAGTGAAGTCATAGAAGCGATCTCCCAAGACTGACTCAGCCACTGGAATAATCTCATCCACATTACGATAACCCAGCTTAATTCTCACAGAATCAGGGCGATGTAAAGTGGCCAGGTCGATCTCAAGCGGCACTCCAGCAAGAGAAGCTACAAACGCTACATTCCTCTCACATCTCTTGTCAGTAGGAATTCCTCCCACCTTAACCCATGCTTTCTCAAGAATCCCCTTAGCCCCATCGTCTTGCTCCCATCTAGTAACTATGACAACGGTCCCGCAGGGTTTCATGGTCATGCGGTCGCTGTACCAGGCCTTCTCTACCTCTCTAATATTAGGAAATCTCAAGAAGAACACCCCAGGCTCAATCAACTTGCATGAGCATCTCCAGGTCTTGCCTAGATATAGGAAGAACGCATCGTTCATCTGTTTAACAGTGGGATTTCCCTTAAGGACCGTAATCATGACATTACAGGATCTCTCTATAGCCTGATCAGCGGAGCAGTAGTCATGAATATAGAAAAAACCCTGGCCCCTAGCTTGAAAAGCACACATCGGAGCAATACATTCCCAAGGTAAGAACTCCACACAAACAGAGGCCAGGTGACCCAGCTTGCTGCATCTCTCACAGAAAGCAAGTGGGCAACGCGCAGGAATATGACCAACAATGCTGCAGATGGGACAGAGGTCACTGGCGTTGGAAGGGGGCACCTGATTTTTGGCCGCAGCCCTTGATGcagaaggagcagccgcggctggggcTGGATCTGAGCCATGGCGATCACTGCTTCCCCCGCCAGAGCCCGCCGAGGTCTTGCCCCTCTCCACCCAAACGCCTCCCGAGCTGGAGCTTTGacgctccgtcgccgccgccgcggcatCCCAGCGCTGGGTCTCAGATGCATCGGATGTGCCTGATTTGTCGATGCCGTTGTTGATGTCGTCCCTCCGCCACGAGAATCGGCCGCCGCCGCGGTCGAATCTGCCCGCGCCGCGGCCGAAACGGCCGCCACCGCGTCCGTCGACCCGCACCGCGGTCCGCACGCCCAGCTCCGAATCCCTCGCTGCGGTCGCCGCGAAAGCTGTTCCCCGCCTTGTCCATCGGATCCGGTGGGCGAGGAGGGCTTGCAGTGACCTCCGCAAAGGATCTGTGGTCACCGCCGATTTTCCCCCGCCACCAGGTGAAGGACGGAGGGGAGTCAGATCTAGGTTTAGGGTTTCGCGGCGCCGCCCACAGATGAGCGAGTGCGGCGTCTAGGTCGAGGGGGGCGTGGGATGGAGATTTTATACTCCCCCTCGAGCCCGTGCGATGTATGTGATGCCCTGGATCACCGTCCACGTGGGTACAATCCGCCATTGGTGGCCGCTCCCCCTGCTGGGTCCCTCGCGCAGCGGGTCGGAGATGACGCGTCGAGTCCCGCCCGTGCCGTGTACCACAGGTTCGAAATCGTGTACCACCGCAGCTGGCCTGGTCGGATTGACGCCATCGCGCCGGGGAATCGGTCGAGCCGGCGCCGAAATCCTGTAAACCACCCTCGCAAAAAACACGGAAACGCCACGATATCACCTATGTCGACCGACTCGTGCTCCCGGAGCGCCTTGGCGTCGAGGACAATGCCCTCGTTGTCGAAGAGCACGAGACGGAGAGCGTCACCACGTAGGAGGAGCTCGCCGTCGCGAAGGCGGACGGTGCGGGCGGTCGTCAGATCCGCCGCGTAGCGAACGTGCCAGCGAGCGTCCATCTCTCAaaccaaagaggcccttagacACAACCGTTGGCAACAAAATCTAGAACATGGGGCGGCAATTTGCCGTATGAAGAACCGACAATCCCAGGCCACAATCAAATACTTTTCATAGATGGACCTGCAGAAGTTCAGGACTAATATTACTCGACATCATTTCATCCAATCAAACCCTTGGCATCTAATTTTGCCACATATGTATTCTTTTCATCAAATCAACGTGCACGGCTAACACTTTTTTTAACACTGCACAACTAATtttcacaaaaaataaaaaaacactgcACAACTAATACTTAGGAGGACAAAAATGAACGATGTGTGTGTTTTATGCGTGGCGAAATACTGAAGTACTCAACTATGTGCGCTCAATTTGTACATCCGAGGTGAGCCCCTGCATCAGACGTCGGGAAAATCGGCGACAGCATCAAAGGGCAGCGCAGCGCCTTCAAGATATGCCGACCGTCTTCCCCAGCAGCCACATGACGAGAGAGAACTCGATCATGAAGAGCGCGTGCAGCCATGTCCGGTCGACCACGAAGCCGTACACCGTGATGCCCGCCCGGTTGTTCTCCAGGTAGTTCACTGAAAAAGAAAACACCGGCCGCCATTAGCAACCAACAAAAAGCTAAGCCAGTCGATCTGGGTTCCTGCGTGTGGGCTTGCGCTTACCCAGTGCCTGCCTCTtctggaagcacatgttgttgacCTGGAAGGGCACAAGCTTGGATTCGTCGATGGAGTCCTCGCTCctggtgtcgtcgtcgtcgtcgtccccgtaGCCGTCGGACTCCTCGCCGGGGGCCACCCGGTAGGCGTTGGCCGGCGCCAGGTAGCCGGTGGCGGTGGGCAGGGCggggtcggggtcctccaggtcattGTCGAAGGCGTGGATGGTGGCGTCCGCGTGCCACGCCGCCGCGACGCTCGTGATTGCCTGCGTCTTGTGCGTGATCTTGGCCGCGCTGTGCAGACAGACCAGCAGCCCCGCCACCAGGCTCACTGAGCAGAGCTGCATGCACACAACAATGGTGATCTTGGTCAGTGCTCTGCTGGCATCGTGGCCAATGCATGGATTTGCTGTTGGGTTAAGGGATGACACTCCACAAATATATCCAACAAATGAAACTCGACCGATGCTAATCAAATCAGACTATAATTAGACAGATTCTAATTATCCCCATTTTTTATGCGATATATATatgcgatatatatatatatatatatatatatatatatatatatatatatatatatatatagggtgggtctattatgataacaccccttaagaccttattatgCACACCGCTTttttattctgctaacacccctaCGTCCACGTTCAGAAAAAACAAAAGCTCACCCCCACCCACCCCGCCCAACACATCCACTCTTCCCCACCCACCACCACCCACCCCCGACGCCACCTGCCGACGCCTGCCCCCCGCCCCGGCCACCAACTAGCACGGCCCGCCCCCCGCCCCGACCACCACCTGGCGCCGCTTGCCGCCCACCCCGGCCACCACCCGACGCCGCCCGGCCCCCGCCCCGACCACCACCTGGCGCCGCTTGCCGCCCACCCCGGCCACCACCCGACGCCGCCCGGCCCCCGCCCCGGCCACCACCGAGCGCGGCCCACCTCCCGCCCTGGCCAACGACCAACGCCTCCCGCCCTCCCCCTCTTTCTCCCGTGCCGCTCTCGGTAATGGCGAGATCCGTCGCCACCGGGCATCAACCACCAGATCCGGCCACCACGGCCTGGATCTGGAACTCCGGCGTGCCAGCAGCTCCCCGTCGTCGCCCGGTTCAGGTGGAGGTGGCCTCCACCGTCCAGTCCCTGCTTCGCCGGCTTCCCGAGGGCGACACTGTCCTCTACCCCGACAACCACCAGATCCGCTGGGATCCATGCCGCCGTGAAGTTCGCCCTGGCTGCTCACCTTGCCCCGCACCATCCATTCGCAGGGGAGAAGACGACGAGGAGCTCCTTCACCGGCCCCTCTGCCATTCACAAGGTGAAGCCCTCCCAAGCATTTTTTGTCATGTGCGCGTGCAGGACGGCAGGCGCGTTGGTGCAATCTGCGGGCGTCCTTGCAGTCCGTCGGCGTCCCTGCAGTCCGTCCGGCTAGAGCATGCAGTGCCCGCACATCGGTGCAGTCCCCTGCGACATGCGTGTTGTCCGGTTTGTTTGCAGGATTTTTCTGCTATTTCCCCGGTGCTCCCACGGCTTGCTAACTGCTCATACTAATCCTTGAGTTGTTTCAACTTGAGGTTTAAAATCATATCGATCCCTTCCTGCTCTAGCTTGGCCTCTCCTGAACTTTTAGTTTTTGACTTTTTACAGAACTTCAGTGGCCGGATTTCCGCTGATGATCATGTGCAGGGCAAGCAGTTCGATTGGCGGGTGGATGGATGTTTTATTTGCTGTATAGTTTGGTTGTGAAGTGTGATGCATAGGTGTATGAAGTTCTAATGTGAAAAGTTTGGGAAAGGCAGCTCGCTAGCTTGGGTCGGGCAGCCTAAACTATCAACGACCATTCGGCTTAACTCGTCTTCGTTCCAGCAGCCCCTAGAGATTAACAAAGAAGTTCACTGCAGTTTGTTTTGTTTGTAGGATGGTTAGAGAAAAAAGGTTATGGAGTTCATCATCCTTGGCAAAATTCAGCTCAGCTTGGAAGTATTTGTAAACAAGAAAACATAAATTTAACATTTAGTTCTTTAGATGAAGTCCATTTCGACGTGTAATATTATAACGCGGTACACTAGCATCAGTAATTCATTCACTTTCCCTCCTGATGTGCATTGCACTCATCCCACGAGGTGTGCAGTGCACTTATCCCATGAGGCATTGGGTGTTTCGGGATCAGTCAACTTCATCGGCAACTGCAGTACGCTTGGCCGACGGATGCAGCTCCTCCTGTCAGATTCAGCTCGTGTGGAGGTAGTTGTGTGTTTCTAATCAGTCAACTTCATCGGCCACTGCAGTGCGCTTGGCCGTTGAGTTCACTCCATTTGTGTAGCAGCTCATTACCCCTACTGTATGAAGTGCAATTTGTTTCATGTGTCTCAAATTTCAGTCGACTACAGCAAACAAATTGCAGTGCATTTCGTCCTCGGATGTGGTTTACTTTTGAGAGTGATGCCGTTCACTTGCGCCCAACATGAAAGTGTGAAAATGTAGCGCAACAAAGAAGATAGTAATGAGGTTCACTTCGATATATGCCGCGGTTCACTTGCCTCctctctgcggtccactctcgttcacaaaaaaattgaaagaaaagaTAACAAAAACTCGTCTTAGAAAAATTTACGTTCAACAAAAGTAATCATGAAGTTCACTTAACCGTCTGATACAGTGTGGTTTTCAGTCTAAAAGCAGTGTGGTTTTCTTCCTCGTCTTttcaaaaatttacgtcccacaaaaaagaaacccTGCAGTTCTCTTACCTGTCTGATGCAGTGTGGTTTtttcgtctgatgcagtgcggttttcagtcggatgaagtacccacgtcgatttgggtgtcgcgaaaaatagAGTGTCCGCTTTTTgctaattttaaaactgctcttaaattgTAAAAAATTAGAgagtgtgttctacatgaaaaagttgcgtctcgtcgatatctttccaacggcatatcatttgaatcatttcgacaaccggtttgtaaaaatttcaagaaaaacggccgctgccactcgtcctccgccgcacgattttcaaaattaacttaaaaccgtaagcaATCTCAAAACCATTCCTACATATGATAGTTGCGCCttatccatagctttccaacgacatattacacgcctcgtttcgacaaacggttcaaaaactagagcgaaaacagtaatgaattagagaaagatttatatatgaaaaaattgcgcgatttagtaaatttgagaCTGCTCtcaaaccgtaatgaattagagaaagatttatcgGCGATATCTATCCaatggcgtatcatttgcttcattccgacaagcggtttagaaaaaaacgcgaaaaaacgctcactgccactcgtcatccgccgcactattttcaaaactgctcttaaaccgtgtggaatctcgaaaagtgttcaacatgtcgaagttgcgcctaattcatagcttttcaatggtatattacaggcctcattccgataaatggttaaaaaattagagcaaaaacagtaccgaaaaaacaccaCGTGCAatttttttcgacacgaagttcactagtctctattgcagtgctcgtcgtcaaaatgatgcagtgcgcttctgttgagcgtgcagtgccaaagtgatgtgcagaatagttattctgctaatattagcagaatagaccgtatatatataattacaaaaTATCAACATCCACAACACCATATATATCAACTACAAAACTACATTTGATAATGAACCTAATAATATTGATTTGAGATTGTGAATCTGAAACTTGTTTAGACTAGAGTGAGTATATCCTATCCATATCTACCAGCCAGCCAATGATACAACACCTACCTCCCGAGTGAGTATATCCTATCCACATCTACCAGCCAGCCAACGATACAACACCTACCTCCCCCACCCCCCACTCCCCCACCCTGACTCGCTCCCGCGAGCGACCTCGGGGGCAACACTAGGTGCCGCCACTCCCTCCTCCCCTCACGGCCTCCCTCccccaccgccgccacgaggcaccGCCGGGCAAAGTCGGGCCGGCGTAGGTGGCGGCGGGGCTCTCCTTCCTCTTTGCTTGGACTTCAGCTGGCGCGGAATAGCGAGCCGCGCGAAGGCGCTGCGCTGCCGCGGGGCCTGGTGGCGCGATGTCAGGAGCGCCGGGCGACGGTGGCTCTATCGGTCGGCGGTGGGGCGCATCCCTGGGGCTCCGGCGGCATGCGGCAGCTGCGGAGATGCTGTTCCATTGGGTGGTGGCACATGGGATGGCCACGGCCAGATCTGGCGGACCTGGCGGCAGCGATCTGTCATGTCGCGAGGACTGCGGGTGGCATGGTCCATGGCGTGCTCTTCCCTTTGCTGTAGGGCAGGGGCAGCGGTggcatggtggcggtggtggcgaaGCGTGCCGGGCCGATCTGACGTTGTTTTttcggcgggcggcgcgggttgGGGCGTCGGCCTGGCATGGCTGCTGCTCCGGCTGTGGGCAGCGGCGATGAGGTGGCTCGGGCCTCTGGGTGTGGAGGCTTCCATTTGTCGAGCCGGCATCACGATAGCTCGGTGGGCTGGCAGCGTCGGGGCAGGCTTTCCGGCCTCGGCTCGTTTGTAGGTGGCCCGTTTCGACCTTCGATCCCTTGTCTTCCAGACGCTACCTTCGTCGAAGGGTTGGTCCTCCCCTAGCTGCGATCCATCGCtcatctcgcgcccggcagcaggaccgagctcgtcttgcGCTCGGTACCCAGGACGGGTCGATGGAGGCTAGTTTTGGCCGGCCTACTGGGTCTCGGTGCTGGGGGCGCGCAGGGGTGTGAAAGGAGGGTCCTTTCTACTCGTATCTTTGGTTGGGGTAACGacgggtctcgggtgaggtggtgtcaaggtcttggatgctgAGGCAGTTGCGTTGGTGGTGGTACCATGGTGCTCATGGGTAGAGCCCGTGGCTCGGTGCTACCCGATGGCCATGGCCATGTGGGCGACGTGGTCGCTGGGGTGTGGCCTTcagtggcggtgagtgttggccggggtgaaaacatATTCCATTTTCGGACGCATAGGCGGCGGCGaaactcgttcccttcttgaaggcgtcgtcacgGCTCTCATGTCTTGTCGTGTTGCTCAAgcggaaactctgatcctcggatcggatggtggcggcgctctggtgtcgcaATCTTCTTGAAGAGACCGTCTTGGAGCACACGGTTCGTTGTATACGGCTTCATCTCTTCACGCTAGTGTGTTTCCGGTTGAGGACCCCGGTTGCTGTTGTAGTGtcaggggtggtgttgctgcgttCAGCGTCTATTTATTCTGCCAGGTCTGTGCGGGTGTCATGGTGACGTGAGTTTGTTTCGGGTTATAAATGATCGTTTGTTTATATATAAAGCGAAGCGAAATACTCTTTGGATATCTACCAGCCAGCATATTTATGTTTGACGGATACTCGGCGGGATACTGCTTGCTTTTGATGGCAGAATCTTGTCTGTGACATGAACATGATACGGTAGCTACAACCACGAGTTTATTCATTTCGAGCACCACATAATTGTTATCCGAACTTGAGACATTTTTTATTTTATCTGACTCGATTTGAAAATTTTCTCTACTGAAATTGATGAATTACGTGGCGAAATTTCATCATGGATCTTTAAAAATACTACTAGTAAATACTCTGTCTACAATGCAATATACATATATAGTTAGTACTACTCACCGCGAGCTCGCCGGCGGTGGCGATATTGATCCGCGCATGTGGCCTGGTGGTGGCGAGCAGGGCGGAGAACTGGCTGGCGGTGACGAGCACGAGGCAGAATATTATGAACCGGCGGTACCTGTGGCTGATCCTGCGGAGCTGGTCCCTGATCCGGCGGTGGTGCTCCAGCACGACGGCGACgtcggcgaacctgccgaactcccGCGCGAAGCCCACCATGCGCAGCACCTGCAGGTAGCAGATGACCCGGAAGAGGACGCAGATCATGAAGAAGACGGCGGTGCGGTAGACCCAGGAGGCGGTCTCGAGCGCGCAGGCGGCCGCGTTCCACCAGGGCGAGCGGAAGGGCGCGGCGATCCAGTACCAGTAGACCttgtaggcggcgtcggcgagGGAGCAGGGCGCGAGGAAGCAGGCGAGGACGCGGAAGGAGCGGTTGAGCTGCGCGGTGTATCCCGCGCGCACCTCGTCCGAGTCGTGGCGGAGGCGGTCGATGCAGAGCAGGCGGCGGAGGCCGACCCGGAGCAGCGAGCAGAGGGAGAGGAAGGCGAGCGTGGCGGCCAGGGTGAGCGAGACCTGCACCTGCCCGTCCAGGGGCCGCGGCGGGGCCGAGGCCGGGAGGGCCAGGGTGACCGCcgcgggcgcggcgacggcgagcaggAAGAAGACCGCCCAGGAGCCCGCGGAGCGCGGCCCGTCGGTGTGGTCGATGCACATCCAGCGGAGGCAGGCCCGGAAGCTGCGCAGCTCGTCCCCCGCGTGCGACGCGCTGCGGGTGTACTGCGccgccgacgacgacttcttccgcggcagcagcagcggccccaccgc is from Triticum aestivum cultivar Chinese Spring chromosome 1B, IWGSC CS RefSeq v2.1, whole genome shotgun sequence and encodes:
- the LOC123111343 gene encoding uncharacterized protein, producing the protein MADNRSAAAAAVGPLLLPRKKSSSAAQYTRSASHAGDELRSFRACLRWMCIDHTDGPRSAGSWAVFFLLAVAAPAAVTLALPASAPPRPLDGQVQVSLTLAATLAFLSLCSLLRVGLRRLLCIDRLRHDSDEVRAGYTAQLNRSFRVLACFLAPCSLADAAYKVYWYWIAAPFRSPWWNAAACALETASWVYRTAVFFMICVLFRVICYLQVLRMVGFAREFGRFADVAVVLEHHRRIRDQLRRISHRYRRFIIFCLVLVTASQFSALLATTRPHARINIATAGELALCSVSLVAGLLVCLHSAAKITHKTQAITSVAAAWHADATIHAFDNDLEDPDPALPTATGYLAPANAYRVAPGEESDGYGDDDDDDTRSEDSIDESKLVPFQVNNMCFQKRQALVNYLENNRAGITVYGFVVDRTWLHALFMIEFSLVMWLLGKTVGIS